A part of Cotesia glomerata isolate CgM1 linkage group LG4, MPM_Cglom_v2.3, whole genome shotgun sequence genomic DNA contains:
- the LOC123262419 gene encoding alpha-protein kinase 1-like isoform X1, with amino-acid sequence MALSKVQNFTSILGNNSNEKIKSDINMYDTSGNNCISDTSRCREYNPWNYDLMSRNTNHKVEDEETQDLNNSMVNDLVSKVLADDPATDQPIYNYNLNQYHDLDLLKPQSQSSYFKNGSSNSNYDTQYRYIQNQPENRDILDIYSNLESLCINDLVSQETFNVNSQFKNVSAYNDDFISSKFTASGLQVQHQPQSQSQPQPQPQPQPQYQPPSQSHQTPWTDFEDPFDGYQQFPCHDLNFNTISPSASTLHDHQDLTLPASGASLINIQDFNNTNQSYHRPGSAMTDFSTDSGFLSNSPLQTQHLSPDFNHFSSYRYDDPINSQNLATSSLMSNSGLKNFDKLDYDYKTRTDYINNYHDNDHEFKSMAVNQKIDDQLVNKMFATSTIKIKDHQNHGLNHQNFSNHHNQLPSHQNQLPNHQNHLNPGQNCYPYRLTRINGQGTTQPITMDQLNKYNYPLNIEQNYPQRYTANNTDLKSSSTISNTLSMINNNSYQNNVSKTLNPTVNNHNYDNRNDTAVGSINYSNLAAQLRNVDPNLLHSIIKQQQQQQQQQQQQQQQQQQQQQQQQQQRQQQRQQQQQQSQPMRIPDMLMNARLIRANTSVSGSAGASAPNIYPSMLSVPLVQPINGIINAGIGLRGIKARRAGASSVLHLRLEQTFDQFKQLEKERKKCEAGLAAHFPGKRVTSANNIPVPRLQGNPSRADRLIIDHLREHARVITLIAKMEHLRGVTMNERVHKAMEFWLESIKFVQECRKKEITHAAKRQKENPHCSPIHDDKDIIILAESIRELTRAARLARSAMFNAMQSTLLQNKDLEKKIIETSTDVILTIITKESVASLSSSSVSVSPQTDGNSTSLSTT; translated from the exons atggcTCTCTCCAAGGTACAAAATTTTACGTCAATTCTCGGAAATAATTCTAATGAAAAG atTAAAAGTGATATCAATATGTACGACACATCAGGAAATAATTGCATATCAGACACAAGTAGATGCCGGGAATATAATCCATGGAATTACGATTTGATGAGTCGGAATACTAATCACAAG GTGGAGGATGAAGAGACACAAGACTTAAACAACAGCATGGTAAATGACTTGGTGTCAAAAGTTCTAGCCGACGATCCGGCAACAGACCAACCAATCTACAACTACAACCTCAATCAGTACCACGATCTAGATTTACTAAAACCCCAGAGCCAGAGTTCTTACTTTAAAAATGGAAGTTCAAATTCAAATTACGACACTCAGTATCGCTACATCCAGAACCAGCCAGAAAACCGGGACATCTTGGACATTTACTCAAACCTAGAATCACTTTGCATCAACGACTTGGTGTCTCAAGAAACCTTCAATGTCAACAGTCAGTTTAAGAACGTATCTGCGTACAACGACgattttatatcttcaaagTTCACAGCAAGCGGGCTCCAAGTTCAACATCAACCTCAATCTCAGTCTCAGCCTCAGCCTCAGCCTCAGCCTCAGCCTCAATATCAACCTCCATCACAGTCCCACCAGACACCTTGGACAGACTTCGAGGACCCGTTTGACGGTTACCAACAGTTTCCGTGTCACGATTTGAATTTCAACACAATCTCACCTTCTGCCTCAACTTTGCATGACCATCAAGATTTAACTCTCCCAGCAAGTGGAGCTTCGCTGATAAATATCCAAGACTTCAACAACACAAATCAATCTTACCACCGGCCCGGCTCTGCAATGACTGATTTTTCAACAGACTCTGGATTTTTATCAAACTCTCCACTGCAAACTCAGCACTTGTCGCCagattttaatcatttttcgtCATACCGCTACGACGATCCTAttaattctcaaaatttagCAACGTCATCCCTGATGTCTAATTCCGggctaaaaaatttcgataaacTGGACTACGATTATAAGACACGAACTGATTACATAAACAattatcatgataatgatcatgaatttaaatcaatggcagttaatcaaaaaattgacgatcaattagttaataaaatgttCGCAACATCAACAATCAAGATAAAAGATCATCAAAATCACGGTCTGAaccatcaaaatttttctaatcatCATAATCAATTACCGAGTCATCAAAATCAACTACCAAATCatcaaaatcatttaaatcCAGGTCAAAATTGCTATCCATATCGTCTCACTCGTATTAATGGGCAAGGTACTACTCAACCAATAACAATGgaccaattaaataaatacaattatcCATTAAATATTGAACAAAATTATCCACAACGTTACACTGCCAATAATACTGACTTGAAATCAAGTTCTACTATTAGTAATACATTGTCGATGATTAACAATAATTCTTATCAAAATAATGTATCTAAAACATTGAATCCAACtgttaataatcataattatgataatcGAAATGATACTGCAGTTGGGTCTATCAATTACAGTAATTTAGCAGCTCAATTACGCAACGTCGATCCGAATTTATTGCATTCTATCATaaaacagcaacaacaacaacagcagcaacaacaacaacaacaacaacaacaacaacaacaacagcaacaacaacaacagcaacgaCAACAACAacgacaacaacaacaacaacaatcgCAACCAATGAGGATACCGGACATGTTGATGAATGCTAGATTAATTAGAGCTAATACTTCTGTCAGTGGTTCTGCGGGAGCCAGTGCTCCGAATATTTATCCGTCAATGCTATCAGTCCCGTTGGTCCAGCCAATTAATGGGATTATCAACGCTGGCATTGGATTGCGTGGGATCAAAGCTAGACGCGCTGGAGCGTCAAGTGTATTGCACTTAAGATTAGAGCAGACGTTTGATCAGTTTAAGCAGCTGGAAAAAGAAAGGAAGAAATGCGAGGCTGGACTCGCTGCTCATTTCCCTGGGAAACGAGTTACTAGTGCTAACAATATTCCAGTGCCGAGGTTACAGGGTAATCCATCGAGAGCTGATAGACTTATTATTGATCATTTGAGAGAACATGCTCGAGTTATTACTCTCATTGCTAAG ATGGAGCATTTACGCGGCGTTACTATGAATGAGAGAGTCCACAAAGCGATGGAGTTTTGGCTGGAATCGATTAAATTCGTTCAAGAGTGCaggaaaaaagaaataacTCATGCCGCTAAAAGACAAAAAGAAAATCCACATTGCAGTCCTATTCATGATGACAAAG acaTAATAATCCTGGCAGAAAGCATCAGAGAACTAACACGCGCAGCACGTCTAGCACGCTCAGCAATGTTCAACGCAATGCAATCAACTTTGCTACAAAATAAAGATCTCGAGAAGAAAATAATCGAAACTTCAACTGACGTAATACTGACTATAATTACCAAGGAATCAGTAGCATCATTATCTTCATCATCAGTCTCAGTATCACCACAAACAGACGGTAATAGTACATCACTTTCTACAACTTag
- the LOC123262419 gene encoding probable serine/threonine-protein kinase DDB_G0267686 isoform X2, with protein MALSKVQNFTSILGNNSNEKIKSDINMYDTSGNNCISDTSRCREYNPWNYDLMSRNTNHKVEDEETQDLNNSMVNDLVSKVLADDPATDQPIYNYNLNQYHDLDLLKPQSQSSYFKNGSSNSNYDTQYRYIQNQPENRDILDIYSNLESLCINDLVSQETFNVNSQFKNVSAYNDDFISSKFTASGLQVQHQPQSQSQPQPQPQPQPQYQPPSQSHQTPWTDFEDPFDGYQQFPCHDLNFNTISPSASTLHDHQDLTLPASGASLINIQDFNNTNQSYHRPGSAMTDFSTDSGFLSNSPLQTQHLSPDFNHFSSYRYDDPINSQNLATSSLMSNSGLKNFDKLDYDYKTRTDYINNYHDNDHEFKSMAVNQKIDDQLVNKMFATSTIKIKDHQNHGLNHQNFSNHHNQLPSHQNQLPNHQNHLNPGQNCYPYRLTRINGQGTTQPITMDQLNKYNYPLNIEQNYPQRYTANNTDLKSSSTISNTLSMINNNSYQNNVSKTLNPTVNNHNYDNRNDTAVGSINYSNLAAQLRNVDPNLLHSIIKQQQQQQQQQQQQQQQQQQQQQQQSQPMRIPDMLMNARLIRANTSVSGSAGASAPNIYPSMLSVPLVQPINGIINAGIGLRGIKARRAGASSVLHLRLEQTFDQFKQLEKERKKCEAGLAAHFPGKRVTSANNIPVPRLQGNPSRADRLIIDHLREHARVITLIAKMEHLRGVTMNERVHKAMEFWLESIKFVQECRKKEITHAAKRQKENPHCSPIHDDKDIIILAESIRELTRAARLARSAMFNAMQSTLLQNKDLEKKIIETSTDVILTIITKESVASLSSSSVSVSPQTDGNSTSLSTT; from the exons atggcTCTCTCCAAGGTACAAAATTTTACGTCAATTCTCGGAAATAATTCTAATGAAAAG atTAAAAGTGATATCAATATGTACGACACATCAGGAAATAATTGCATATCAGACACAAGTAGATGCCGGGAATATAATCCATGGAATTACGATTTGATGAGTCGGAATACTAATCACAAG GTGGAGGATGAAGAGACACAAGACTTAAACAACAGCATGGTAAATGACTTGGTGTCAAAAGTTCTAGCCGACGATCCGGCAACAGACCAACCAATCTACAACTACAACCTCAATCAGTACCACGATCTAGATTTACTAAAACCCCAGAGCCAGAGTTCTTACTTTAAAAATGGAAGTTCAAATTCAAATTACGACACTCAGTATCGCTACATCCAGAACCAGCCAGAAAACCGGGACATCTTGGACATTTACTCAAACCTAGAATCACTTTGCATCAACGACTTGGTGTCTCAAGAAACCTTCAATGTCAACAGTCAGTTTAAGAACGTATCTGCGTACAACGACgattttatatcttcaaagTTCACAGCAAGCGGGCTCCAAGTTCAACATCAACCTCAATCTCAGTCTCAGCCTCAGCCTCAGCCTCAGCCTCAGCCTCAATATCAACCTCCATCACAGTCCCACCAGACACCTTGGACAGACTTCGAGGACCCGTTTGACGGTTACCAACAGTTTCCGTGTCACGATTTGAATTTCAACACAATCTCACCTTCTGCCTCAACTTTGCATGACCATCAAGATTTAACTCTCCCAGCAAGTGGAGCTTCGCTGATAAATATCCAAGACTTCAACAACACAAATCAATCTTACCACCGGCCCGGCTCTGCAATGACTGATTTTTCAACAGACTCTGGATTTTTATCAAACTCTCCACTGCAAACTCAGCACTTGTCGCCagattttaatcatttttcgtCATACCGCTACGACGATCCTAttaattctcaaaatttagCAACGTCATCCCTGATGTCTAATTCCGggctaaaaaatttcgataaacTGGACTACGATTATAAGACACGAACTGATTACATAAACAattatcatgataatgatcatgaatttaaatcaatggcagttaatcaaaaaattgacgatcaattagttaataaaatgttCGCAACATCAACAATCAAGATAAAAGATCATCAAAATCACGGTCTGAaccatcaaaatttttctaatcatCATAATCAATTACCGAGTCATCAAAATCAACTACCAAATCatcaaaatcatttaaatcCAGGTCAAAATTGCTATCCATATCGTCTCACTCGTATTAATGGGCAAGGTACTACTCAACCAATAACAATGgaccaattaaataaatacaattatcCATTAAATATTGAACAAAATTATCCACAACGTTACACTGCCAATAATACTGACTTGAAATCAAGTTCTACTATTAGTAATACATTGTCGATGATTAACAATAATTCTTATCAAAATAATGTATCTAAAACATTGAATCCAACtgttaataatcataattatgataatcGAAATGATACTGCAGTTGGGTCTATCAATTACAGTAATTTAGCAGCTCAATTACGCAACGTCGATCCGAATTTATTGCATTCTATCATaaaacagcaacaacaacaacagcagcaacaacaacaacaacaacaacaacaaca acaacaacaacaacaacaatcgCAACCAATGAGGATACCGGACATGTTGATGAATGCTAGATTAATTAGAGCTAATACTTCTGTCAGTGGTTCTGCGGGAGCCAGTGCTCCGAATATTTATCCGTCAATGCTATCAGTCCCGTTGGTCCAGCCAATTAATGGGATTATCAACGCTGGCATTGGATTGCGTGGGATCAAAGCTAGACGCGCTGGAGCGTCAAGTGTATTGCACTTAAGATTAGAGCAGACGTTTGATCAGTTTAAGCAGCTGGAAAAAGAAAGGAAGAAATGCGAGGCTGGACTCGCTGCTCATTTCCCTGGGAAACGAGTTACTAGTGCTAACAATATTCCAGTGCCGAGGTTACAGGGTAATCCATCGAGAGCTGATAGACTTATTATTGATCATTTGAGAGAACATGCTCGAGTTATTACTCTCATTGCTAAG ATGGAGCATTTACGCGGCGTTACTATGAATGAGAGAGTCCACAAAGCGATGGAGTTTTGGCTGGAATCGATTAAATTCGTTCAAGAGTGCaggaaaaaagaaataacTCATGCCGCTAAAAGACAAAAAGAAAATCCACATTGCAGTCCTATTCATGATGACAAAG acaTAATAATCCTGGCAGAAAGCATCAGAGAACTAACACGCGCAGCACGTCTAGCACGCTCAGCAATGTTCAACGCAATGCAATCAACTTTGCTACAAAATAAAGATCTCGAGAAGAAAATAATCGAAACTTCAACTGACGTAATACTGACTATAATTACCAAGGAATCAGTAGCATCATTATCTTCATCATCAGTCTCAGTATCACCACAAACAGACGGTAATAGTACATCACTTTCTACAACTTag
- the LOC123262419 gene encoding alpha-protein kinase 1-like isoform X3, which translates to MIKSDINMYDTSGNNCISDTSRCREYNPWNYDLMSRNTNHKVEDEETQDLNNSMVNDLVSKVLADDPATDQPIYNYNLNQYHDLDLLKPQSQSSYFKNGSSNSNYDTQYRYIQNQPENRDILDIYSNLESLCINDLVSQETFNVNSQFKNVSAYNDDFISSKFTASGLQVQHQPQSQSQPQPQPQPQPQYQPPSQSHQTPWTDFEDPFDGYQQFPCHDLNFNTISPSASTLHDHQDLTLPASGASLINIQDFNNTNQSYHRPGSAMTDFSTDSGFLSNSPLQTQHLSPDFNHFSSYRYDDPINSQNLATSSLMSNSGLKNFDKLDYDYKTRTDYINNYHDNDHEFKSMAVNQKIDDQLVNKMFATSTIKIKDHQNHGLNHQNFSNHHNQLPSHQNQLPNHQNHLNPGQNCYPYRLTRINGQGTTQPITMDQLNKYNYPLNIEQNYPQRYTANNTDLKSSSTISNTLSMINNNSYQNNVSKTLNPTVNNHNYDNRNDTAVGSINYSNLAAQLRNVDPNLLHSIIKQQQQQQQQQQQQQQQQQQQQQQQQQQRQQQRQQQQQQSQPMRIPDMLMNARLIRANTSVSGSAGASAPNIYPSMLSVPLVQPINGIINAGIGLRGIKARRAGASSVLHLRLEQTFDQFKQLEKERKKCEAGLAAHFPGKRVTSANNIPVPRLQGNPSRADRLIIDHLREHARVITLIAKMEHLRGVTMNERVHKAMEFWLESIKFVQECRKKEITHAAKRQKENPHCSPIHDDKDIIILAESIRELTRAARLARSAMFNAMQSTLLQNKDLEKKIIETSTDVILTIITKESVASLSSSSVSVSPQTDGNSTSLSTT; encoded by the exons ATG atTAAAAGTGATATCAATATGTACGACACATCAGGAAATAATTGCATATCAGACACAAGTAGATGCCGGGAATATAATCCATGGAATTACGATTTGATGAGTCGGAATACTAATCACAAG GTGGAGGATGAAGAGACACAAGACTTAAACAACAGCATGGTAAATGACTTGGTGTCAAAAGTTCTAGCCGACGATCCGGCAACAGACCAACCAATCTACAACTACAACCTCAATCAGTACCACGATCTAGATTTACTAAAACCCCAGAGCCAGAGTTCTTACTTTAAAAATGGAAGTTCAAATTCAAATTACGACACTCAGTATCGCTACATCCAGAACCAGCCAGAAAACCGGGACATCTTGGACATTTACTCAAACCTAGAATCACTTTGCATCAACGACTTGGTGTCTCAAGAAACCTTCAATGTCAACAGTCAGTTTAAGAACGTATCTGCGTACAACGACgattttatatcttcaaagTTCACAGCAAGCGGGCTCCAAGTTCAACATCAACCTCAATCTCAGTCTCAGCCTCAGCCTCAGCCTCAGCCTCAGCCTCAATATCAACCTCCATCACAGTCCCACCAGACACCTTGGACAGACTTCGAGGACCCGTTTGACGGTTACCAACAGTTTCCGTGTCACGATTTGAATTTCAACACAATCTCACCTTCTGCCTCAACTTTGCATGACCATCAAGATTTAACTCTCCCAGCAAGTGGAGCTTCGCTGATAAATATCCAAGACTTCAACAACACAAATCAATCTTACCACCGGCCCGGCTCTGCAATGACTGATTTTTCAACAGACTCTGGATTTTTATCAAACTCTCCACTGCAAACTCAGCACTTGTCGCCagattttaatcatttttcgtCATACCGCTACGACGATCCTAttaattctcaaaatttagCAACGTCATCCCTGATGTCTAATTCCGggctaaaaaatttcgataaacTGGACTACGATTATAAGACACGAACTGATTACATAAACAattatcatgataatgatcatgaatttaaatcaatggcagttaatcaaaaaattgacgatcaattagttaataaaatgttCGCAACATCAACAATCAAGATAAAAGATCATCAAAATCACGGTCTGAaccatcaaaatttttctaatcatCATAATCAATTACCGAGTCATCAAAATCAACTACCAAATCatcaaaatcatttaaatcCAGGTCAAAATTGCTATCCATATCGTCTCACTCGTATTAATGGGCAAGGTACTACTCAACCAATAACAATGgaccaattaaataaatacaattatcCATTAAATATTGAACAAAATTATCCACAACGTTACACTGCCAATAATACTGACTTGAAATCAAGTTCTACTATTAGTAATACATTGTCGATGATTAACAATAATTCTTATCAAAATAATGTATCTAAAACATTGAATCCAACtgttaataatcataattatgataatcGAAATGATACTGCAGTTGGGTCTATCAATTACAGTAATTTAGCAGCTCAATTACGCAACGTCGATCCGAATTTATTGCATTCTATCATaaaacagcaacaacaacaacagcagcaacaacaacaacaacaacaacaacaacaacaacaacagcaacaacaacaacagcaacgaCAACAACAacgacaacaacaacaacaacaatcgCAACCAATGAGGATACCGGACATGTTGATGAATGCTAGATTAATTAGAGCTAATACTTCTGTCAGTGGTTCTGCGGGAGCCAGTGCTCCGAATATTTATCCGTCAATGCTATCAGTCCCGTTGGTCCAGCCAATTAATGGGATTATCAACGCTGGCATTGGATTGCGTGGGATCAAAGCTAGACGCGCTGGAGCGTCAAGTGTATTGCACTTAAGATTAGAGCAGACGTTTGATCAGTTTAAGCAGCTGGAAAAAGAAAGGAAGAAATGCGAGGCTGGACTCGCTGCTCATTTCCCTGGGAAACGAGTTACTAGTGCTAACAATATTCCAGTGCCGAGGTTACAGGGTAATCCATCGAGAGCTGATAGACTTATTATTGATCATTTGAGAGAACATGCTCGAGTTATTACTCTCATTGCTAAG ATGGAGCATTTACGCGGCGTTACTATGAATGAGAGAGTCCACAAAGCGATGGAGTTTTGGCTGGAATCGATTAAATTCGTTCAAGAGTGCaggaaaaaagaaataacTCATGCCGCTAAAAGACAAAAAGAAAATCCACATTGCAGTCCTATTCATGATGACAAAG acaTAATAATCCTGGCAGAAAGCATCAGAGAACTAACACGCGCAGCACGTCTAGCACGCTCAGCAATGTTCAACGCAATGCAATCAACTTTGCTACAAAATAAAGATCTCGAGAAGAAAATAATCGAAACTTCAACTGACGTAATACTGACTATAATTACCAAGGAATCAGTAGCATCATTATCTTCATCATCAGTCTCAGTATCACCACAAACAGACGGTAATAGTACATCACTTTCTACAACTTag